Proteins co-encoded in one Diaminobutyricimonas sp. LJ205 genomic window:
- a CDS encoding FadR/GntR family transcriptional regulator, with the protein MNNNFEDFVEHLIRLTTPDEAGVRRLPPERDLCAALDVSRATLREHLAMLENLGVLHRRQGHGSSIEASDASFIRTSFSLMRRLGYLSDDEVTRARELIEGAIAGEAARRVADADLDDLRRFATDIVRESSAGNDDAALDADLAFHNRLYEIVDNPILTMLNEGLSPVLREHVRSRRALAMRADPKKSDGPIVTDTVHQEVVDALASRDPERATAAMRKHFVDYELLTTNTATPGDLS; encoded by the coding sequence ATGAACAACAACTTCGAGGATTTCGTTGAACACCTCATCCGGCTCACGACTCCCGATGAGGCTGGGGTTCGCCGGTTGCCCCCTGAGCGCGACTTGTGCGCCGCCCTCGACGTCAGTCGCGCGACCTTGCGCGAACACCTGGCGATGCTCGAGAACCTCGGCGTGTTGCACCGCCGGCAGGGCCACGGCAGCTCCATCGAAGCATCCGACGCCTCGTTCATCCGGACGTCCTTCTCGCTGATGCGTCGCCTGGGTTACCTGAGTGACGACGAGGTCACGCGGGCGCGCGAGTTGATCGAGGGAGCCATCGCGGGCGAGGCAGCGAGGCGAGTCGCCGACGCGGATCTCGACGACCTCCGCAGGTTCGCGACCGACATCGTGAGGGAATCCAGCGCGGGCAACGACGATGCCGCACTCGATGCCGACCTCGCCTTTCATAACCGGCTGTACGAGATCGTCGACAACCCCATCCTCACCATGCTCAATGAGGGACTCAGCCCGGTTCTGCGTGAGCATGTGCGATCGCGCCGTGCCCTGGCAATGCGCGCCGATCCGAAGAAATCGGATGGCCCGATCGTCACCGACACGGTGCACCAGGAAGTCGTCGACGCGCTCGCGAGTCGCGACCCGGAACGCGCGACCGCCGCCATGCGCAAGCACTTTGTCGATTACGAACTGCTCACCACAAACACCGCGACTCCTGGAGACCTGTCATGA
- a CDS encoding NAD(P)-dependent oxidoreductase, whose product MTAINFVGLGAIGLPMAIQLARAGHDVTGVDPIPAARDRAESEGITAVASISDAGAADLAIAMVATPDQLEVLITQAADSVAGQTWVIMSTVGPEALVAQSKRLQAAGATIVDGPVTGGVARASIGDLVIFASGDPDLIAEVSPVLSVLGTVRIVGTRLGDGQSIKVVNQHLASVHIVAAAEALSLARSLGLDEAAVLDLVGPGAAGSWMLSDRGPRMLLGTDAPVMSTINIFVKDSGLVSSAAAAVNADVPLLKAAQERYLAAEAAGLGLRDDSRVIETYQA is encoded by the coding sequence ATGACTGCCATCAATTTCGTTGGACTCGGAGCGATCGGATTGCCGATGGCGATCCAGCTCGCTCGAGCCGGACACGACGTCACCGGGGTCGATCCGATTCCGGCAGCGCGGGACCGTGCGGAATCCGAGGGCATCACGGCGGTGGCCTCGATTTCGGATGCCGGGGCAGCAGACCTCGCGATTGCGATGGTGGCGACGCCCGACCAGCTCGAGGTGCTCATCACCCAGGCGGCGGACAGCGTCGCTGGCCAGACCTGGGTGATCATGTCAACCGTCGGTCCCGAAGCGCTCGTCGCGCAGTCGAAGCGCCTCCAAGCGGCAGGCGCGACGATCGTGGACGGACCGGTCACCGGGGGCGTGGCGCGCGCGTCGATCGGTGATCTGGTGATCTTCGCGTCCGGCGACCCGGACCTGATCGCCGAAGTTTCGCCCGTGCTGTCCGTGCTCGGCACGGTTCGGATCGTCGGGACGCGACTCGGCGACGGGCAGAGCATCAAGGTCGTGAACCAGCACCTCGCTTCAGTGCACATCGTCGCCGCGGCCGAGGCGCTGAGTCTCGCACGGTCCCTCGGCCTCGATGAGGCAGCAGTCCTGGACCTGGTCGGACCAGGCGCGGCCGGGTCGTGGATGCTCTCCGACCGGGGGCCGCGCATGCTCCTCGGCACCGATGCGCCGGTCATGAGCACTATCAACATCTTCGTCAAGGACAGCGGGCTCGTGAGTTCGGCGGCTGCCGCGGTGAACGCTGACGTGCCGCTGTTGAAGGCCGCGCAGGAGCGCTACCTCGCCGCCGAGGCTGCCGGGTTGGGCCTGCGCGACGACAGCCGGGTCATCGAGACCTACCAGGCCTGA
- a CDS encoding aldo/keto reductase: MQTGLQFQVPPIVLGTMTFGDTVDRATAAEIVDAALEKGVRWFDTANSYSDGASEEMLGGILGARDDVIVATKVGQPQSSVGEDRLLSREKVRRSVEASLRRLGRDHVDVLYLHKPDRSTPITETLDEVAALASEGKVRQLGISNHAAWQIAAVRSVAAEVGAPPVAVSQQLYNAVARRLEEEYQEYAVTTGLPTVIYNPLAGGLLTGRYHATTDAAQGRFGDARNAKEYRARYWNERFFSAVTTLAQVADDAGMPLPELALRWTIGRPAVQGVLIGGSRVTHVEENISALLRGPLPADVSAAADEVGAELRGPMPAYNR, from the coding sequence ATGCAGACAGGATTACAGTTTCAGGTTCCGCCCATCGTCCTGGGCACCATGACGTTCGGCGACACCGTCGACCGGGCGACAGCAGCCGAGATCGTCGACGCGGCGCTCGAGAAGGGCGTGCGGTGGTTTGACACCGCGAACAGTTACAGCGACGGGGCGAGCGAGGAGATGCTGGGCGGCATCCTCGGGGCCAGGGACGATGTCATCGTCGCGACGAAGGTCGGCCAGCCGCAGTCGAGTGTTGGCGAAGACCGCCTTCTCTCGCGAGAGAAGGTGCGGCGATCGGTCGAGGCGAGCCTGCGGCGGCTCGGACGCGATCACGTCGACGTGCTCTACCTGCACAAGCCTGATCGCTCCACGCCCATCACGGAGACGTTGGACGAGGTCGCGGCGCTCGCGAGCGAGGGAAAGGTGCGCCAGCTGGGTATCTCGAACCATGCAGCGTGGCAGATCGCGGCGGTGAGATCGGTGGCCGCTGAGGTGGGTGCACCCCCGGTTGCGGTGAGCCAGCAGCTCTACAACGCGGTCGCGCGCCGACTGGAAGAGGAGTATCAGGAGTACGCAGTCACCACCGGATTGCCGACGGTCATCTACAACCCGCTCGCGGGTGGGCTGCTGACTGGTCGCTATCACGCGACGACCGATGCCGCGCAGGGACGCTTTGGGGATGCGCGTAACGCCAAGGAGTATCGCGCGCGGTACTGGAACGAGCGATTCTTCTCAGCGGTGACAACCCTCGCGCAGGTCGCGGACGACGCCGGGATGCCACTACCCGAGCTGGCCCTGCGGTGGACCATCGGCCGTCCCGCGGTGCAGGGGGTGCTCATCGGGGGATCCCGTGTGACGCATGTGGAAGAGAACATCTCCGCGCTCCTGCGGGGGCCGTTGCCCGCCGACGTGTCGGCTGCAGCCGACGAGGTCGGTGCGGAACTCCGCGGGCCGATGCCCGCCTACAACCGCTAG
- a CDS encoding sugar phosphate isomerase/epimerase, with protein MHDAPAEVWDDMLAQVEAVGFSMIELADSHIRPADLEPARRDEFLAIAASRGVSVPSVHLQRQSVIMPGHEERNLAYAHRTIDAAAEWGMQVFSTGLHQPFSDAQKKALWFWTAEGPKDPDDKDVWNAAVSRIRELGKHAADVGLPLSLELYEDTYLGTADSAVRFVEEVGLDNVGLNPDVANLIRLHRPVEDWRELFAKTLPYANYWHVKNYTRDESADKSWATSVPSTMEAGLINYREVFRDAMALGYRGIIMTEHYGGDSLGMCATNQKYIRTLLPRA; from the coding sequence ATGCACGACGCGCCCGCCGAGGTCTGGGATGACATGCTGGCCCAGGTCGAGGCGGTGGGCTTCTCGATGATCGAGCTGGCCGACAGCCACATCCGCCCGGCCGATCTCGAGCCGGCGCGCCGCGACGAGTTCCTGGCCATCGCGGCCTCGCGCGGCGTCAGCGTGCCCTCGGTGCACCTGCAGCGGCAGAGCGTCATCATGCCGGGTCACGAAGAGCGCAACCTCGCTTACGCGCACCGCACGATCGACGCGGCGGCAGAGTGGGGCATGCAGGTGTTCTCCACCGGACTGCACCAGCCGTTCAGTGACGCGCAGAAGAAGGCGCTCTGGTTCTGGACCGCCGAAGGGCCCAAGGACCCGGACGACAAGGATGTCTGGAACGCCGCAGTCTCGCGGATTCGCGAGCTCGGAAAGCACGCAGCCGACGTCGGGCTTCCGCTCTCGCTCGAACTGTACGAAGACACGTACCTCGGTACCGCCGACAGCGCAGTCCGCTTCGTTGAGGAGGTCGGGCTCGACAATGTTGGCCTGAACCCGGATGTCGCCAACCTGATCCGTCTGCACCGCCCGGTCGAGGACTGGCGTGAACTGTTCGCCAAGACCCTGCCGTACGCCAACTACTGGCACGTGAAGAACTACACCCGTGATGAGTCTGCCGACAAGAGCTGGGCCACCTCGGTGCCCTCGACCATGGAAGCCGGCTTGATCAACTATCGCGAAGTGTTCCGCGATGCGATGGCCCTCGGTTACAGAGGAATCATCATGACTGAACACTACGGCGGAGACAGCCTCGGCATGTGCGCCACGAACCAGAAGTACATCCGCACGCTGCTGCCTCGCGCCTGA
- a CDS encoding 3-hydroxyacyl-CoA dehydrogenase family protein, which translates to MTQRKIAVVGSGYMGGGIAQVFALSGATVRIADISEEIAVTNYNRLIEEARQFVADGLFPADAVERLEANLSPAASIEEAVADADFIEEAVPEKIEIKHETLRRISAAARADAIIGSNTSTILIGSLAEAVTGPERFLGVHFSNPAPFIPGVELIPHAATDDAAVVVVEEIVAATGKETARVQDSTGFVLNRLQYALFHEATQIVDEGIATPEDIDTIVRTTFGFRLPVFGPFAIADMAGLDVYAFCYASLQTRWPERFATPESLQALVDAGKFGTKSGAGYLDVPADRTAELVAYRNKAYVAIKKLMDELGPAPIHPAN; encoded by the coding sequence ATGACACAACGTAAGATCGCCGTCGTCGGCTCGGGATACATGGGTGGCGGTATCGCTCAGGTGTTCGCCCTCTCTGGCGCCACGGTTCGCATCGCCGACATCTCCGAAGAGATCGCCGTCACGAACTACAACCGCCTCATCGAAGAGGCCAGGCAGTTCGTCGCCGATGGATTGTTCCCGGCCGACGCCGTCGAACGACTCGAGGCGAATCTGTCGCCCGCGGCATCCATCGAAGAGGCAGTGGCGGACGCCGACTTCATCGAAGAGGCCGTGCCCGAGAAAATCGAGATCAAGCACGAGACCCTTCGCCGGATCAGCGCGGCGGCGCGCGCCGACGCCATCATCGGCTCGAACACCTCGACCATCCTGATCGGCTCGCTGGCGGAGGCCGTCACCGGCCCGGAGCGATTCCTCGGCGTGCACTTCTCGAACCCGGCCCCGTTCATCCCGGGCGTCGAGTTGATTCCGCACGCCGCCACCGATGACGCGGCCGTCGTGGTCGTCGAGGAGATCGTCGCGGCGACCGGCAAGGAAACCGCGCGGGTCCAGGACTCGACCGGGTTCGTGCTCAACCGCCTGCAGTACGCGCTCTTCCACGAGGCGACGCAGATCGTCGACGAGGGCATTGCGACGCCTGAGGACATCGACACCATCGTGCGCACGACCTTCGGGTTCCGCCTGCCCGTGTTCGGCCCCTTCGCGATCGCCGACATGGCCGGCCTGGATGTTTACGCGTTCTGCTACGCATCGCTGCAGACCCGCTGGCCCGAGCGGTTCGCCACGCCCGAGTCGTTGCAGGCGCTGGTTGATGCCGGCAAGTTCGGCACCAAATCCGGCGCCGGCTACCTGGACGTTCCCGCCGACCGCACCGCGGAGCTGGTCGCCTACCGGAACAAGGCGTACGTGGCCATCAAGAAGCTCATGGACGAGCTTGGCCCCGCGCCGATCCACCCCGCGAATTGA
- a CDS encoding SDR family NAD(P)-dependent oxidoreductase, which translates to MTAFPETRTVVLTGAASPRGIGRASAHYLAEHGWNIGIIDLDAEAAQAVAAEIAAQHGVKAAGAGANVGDEAQVRAAFDKLEAELPQIVGLVNLAGVSSPVPYLEVTAEEWNRVMDINMNGVHYATRRAVESMVKNGVGRVVSLSSVSAQRGGGTFSKTVYSAAKAGVIGFSRSVARELGHQGITVNVISPGPIDTDIMGGTLTEERKTQMAADGVLPRIGTPRDIAAAIAYLLSEDAGFVTGQTLNVDGGLYMH; encoded by the coding sequence ATGACTGCATTTCCTGAAACGCGCACCGTTGTCCTGACGGGCGCCGCATCGCCGCGGGGCATCGGACGGGCGTCCGCCCACTATCTCGCCGAACACGGCTGGAACATCGGAATCATCGACCTGGACGCCGAGGCCGCACAGGCCGTGGCAGCCGAGATCGCCGCCCAGCACGGGGTCAAGGCCGCGGGTGCCGGGGCCAACGTCGGTGACGAGGCCCAGGTTCGTGCCGCCTTCGACAAGCTGGAGGCGGAGCTTCCGCAGATCGTCGGCCTGGTGAACTTGGCCGGTGTGTCCTCCCCCGTTCCCTACCTCGAGGTCACTGCCGAGGAGTGGAACCGCGTGATGGACATCAACATGAACGGTGTCCACTACGCCACTCGTCGGGCGGTGGAGTCGATGGTGAAGAACGGTGTCGGCCGCGTCGTGAGCCTGTCCTCGGTTTCCGCCCAGCGTGGCGGCGGCACGTTCAGCAAGACCGTCTACTCCGCGGCGAAGGCCGGCGTCATCGGGTTCTCACGGAGTGTTGCGCGTGAACTCGGCCACCAGGGAATCACCGTGAACGTGATCTCGCCCGGGCCGATCGACACCGACATCATGGGTGGCACCCTCACCGAAGAGCGCAAGACGCAGATGGCCGCCGATGGGGTGCTTCCTCGTATCGGGACCCCGCGCGACATCGCCGCTGCGATCGCCTACCTCCTCAGCGAGGACGCCGGATTCGTGACGGGGCAGACCCTGAACGTTGACGGCGGCCTCTACATGCATTAG
- a CDS encoding MFS transporter codes for MSSTSTNVGTVDVLNNPTLKSAISKAARHLMPMLCILYFVGFLDRTNVGFAQEALQVDRGISAGAFALGAGIFFIGYAIFEIPSNLLLKKFGARFWLARIAITWGIVASLFAFTTNDTMFIVLRFLLGVTEAGLFPGVIMFLSEWFPNKVRVQMIAIFYLAQPLSQMLGAPLSGGLISFGDTLTPWHGWQVMFFVEGIMAVIAGIAAVFLLTNSPQQAKWLNNDEKLALTSAMAKEDEARSSEGPTGTWRAMTNWKVWYFTVIYFCLQIAVYGTTFYLPQQVSALIGQDIGWQVGLISAIPWLVGLITCYYVGKNANTILRRRTWGTMFYIFTGLFILGSGWAGANDQPLLGILFITLAVGSFLAVGPITWSYPTAFLTGTAAAAGIGLINSLGNLGGFVAPIMRTGVNEAVPTESGVWGVVSLGVFAFLAAAMFLGTKWFKTSKADELLETPAER; via the coding sequence TTGTCTTCGACATCCACCAATGTCGGCACCGTCGACGTGCTGAATAACCCAACCCTGAAATCGGCCATCTCGAAGGCTGCCAGGCACCTGATGCCGATGCTGTGCATCCTGTACTTCGTCGGATTCCTCGACCGAACCAACGTCGGCTTCGCCCAGGAAGCACTGCAGGTTGACCGCGGCATCTCCGCGGGAGCGTTCGCGCTGGGCGCCGGCATCTTCTTCATCGGCTACGCGATCTTCGAGATTCCCAGCAACCTCCTGCTGAAGAAGTTCGGGGCGCGGTTCTGGCTCGCACGCATCGCGATCACCTGGGGTATCGTCGCGTCGCTGTTCGCGTTCACCACGAACGACACCATGTTCATCGTTCTCCGCTTCCTTCTGGGTGTGACCGAGGCCGGTCTGTTCCCGGGCGTCATCATGTTCCTGTCGGAGTGGTTCCCGAACAAGGTGCGCGTCCAGATGATCGCCATCTTCTACCTGGCGCAGCCGCTCTCGCAGATGCTCGGTGCCCCGCTCAGCGGTGGGCTCATCAGCTTCGGTGACACACTCACGCCTTGGCACGGCTGGCAGGTCATGTTCTTCGTCGAGGGAATCATGGCGGTGATTGCGGGTATTGCCGCAGTCTTCCTGCTCACCAACAGCCCGCAACAGGCGAAGTGGCTCAACAACGACGAGAAGCTGGCACTGACCTCTGCCATGGCCAAGGAGGACGAGGCGAGGTCCTCGGAGGGGCCGACGGGCACCTGGCGCGCGATGACGAACTGGAAGGTGTGGTACTTCACCGTCATCTACTTCTGCCTGCAGATCGCCGTCTACGGGACCACCTTCTACCTCCCGCAGCAGGTCTCGGCGCTGATCGGCCAGGACATCGGCTGGCAGGTAGGGCTGATCTCGGCGATTCCGTGGCTGGTGGGTCTGATCACCTGCTACTACGTGGGCAAGAACGCGAACACCATCCTGCGCCGCCGCACCTGGGGAACGATGTTCTACATCTTCACCGGACTGTTCATCCTCGGCTCGGGTTGGGCCGGTGCGAACGACCAGCCGCTGCTCGGCATCCTGTTCATCACCCTTGCCGTCGGCAGCTTCCTCGCGGTCGGCCCGATCACCTGGTCGTACCCGACGGCGTTCCTCACCGGAACCGCGGCTGCAGCCGGTATCGGTCTGATCAACTCGCTCGGTAACCTCGGTGGATTCGTCGCGCCGATCATGCGCACCGGCGTGAACGAGGCCGTCCCAACCGAGAGCGGCGTGTGGGGTGTCGTATCGCTTGGCGTGTTCGCGTTCCTCGCTGCGGCAATGTTCCTCGGAACGAAGTGGTTCAAGACCTCCAAGGCGGACGAACTGCTCGAAACTCCCGCAGAGCGTTGA
- a CDS encoding GntR family transcriptional regulator, with product MPETVYPLIDGLALERRGLRDRVYDLVLEMLMSSNLEPGSRLSIDMIARNLNVSPTPVREALVQLERTGLVTREAHKGYRVAPPIADDQLEALFDTRMILEVGATELAARDAQTLVPLLEDSLEQHRRVAAQVQAGVADGPVSVQLLTEYFAVDWAFHHLIFESTHNPFLLDMSETISTRVHRMRQTVLSGVTDADHAVAEHTAIVEAFTMGPEAAAAAMRTHIEMVRGRSRSISH from the coding sequence ATGCCTGAAACCGTCTACCCGTTAATCGACGGTCTCGCGCTGGAACGGCGAGGTCTGCGAGATCGTGTCTACGATCTCGTGTTGGAAATGCTCATGAGTTCCAACCTCGAACCCGGATCACGCCTGTCGATCGACATGATCGCGCGCAACCTCAACGTGTCCCCCACGCCCGTGCGCGAGGCGCTGGTTCAGCTGGAGCGCACCGGCCTGGTCACGCGAGAAGCCCACAAGGGTTACCGCGTCGCCCCACCGATCGCCGATGATCAACTCGAGGCGCTGTTCGATACGCGGATGATCCTCGAGGTCGGCGCCACCGAGCTGGCCGCCCGTGACGCGCAGACTCTGGTTCCCCTGCTGGAGGATTCGCTCGAGCAGCACCGCCGTGTGGCGGCCCAGGTGCAGGCGGGAGTCGCGGATGGACCGGTCTCCGTTCAGTTGCTGACCGAGTATTTCGCGGTGGACTGGGCTTTCCACCACCTCATTTTCGAGAGCACGCACAATCCGTTTCTTCTCGACATGTCCGAGACGATCTCCACCCGTGTTCACCGGATGCGGCAGACGGTGCTCAGCGGAGTCACCGATGCCGATCACGCGGTCGCCGAACACACCGCAATCGTCGAGGCATTCACGATGGGCCCTGAAGCCGCTGCGGCCGCCATGCGTACGCACATCGAGATGGTGCGCGGACGATCCAGGAGCATTTCGCACTGA
- a CDS encoding triose-phosphate isomerase family protein translates to MTVTVREADGYIIGVSLKMYFSHARTLEWCRAVEDIARTHPAIAQGTAELFVVPSYLSVPAAREILGDLALVGAQDLATEDVGAYTGEVSGAQIAELGCRVVEVGHAERRRLFGETEQTVRAKTDAALRNSLAPVLCIGEAVQGTPSDAAAECIRQLDDALALARERGHLGRVIVAYEPYWAIGAEEPASPAYISAVCTDLREHVRALTDFPNSAVIYGGSAGPGLLTEIGDSVDGLFLGRFAHDPAAVSSILDEAHELNRADHRG, encoded by the coding sequence GTGACCGTGACGGTCCGCGAGGCCGACGGTTACATCATCGGCGTGAGCCTGAAGATGTACTTCAGCCACGCCCGAACGTTGGAGTGGTGCCGCGCGGTGGAGGACATCGCGCGCACCCACCCTGCGATCGCTCAAGGCACGGCTGAGCTGTTCGTGGTGCCCAGCTACCTGTCGGTTCCCGCAGCCCGGGAGATCCTCGGTGATCTGGCGCTGGTCGGAGCCCAGGATCTGGCCACCGAGGATGTCGGTGCCTACACCGGTGAGGTGAGCGGCGCCCAGATCGCGGAACTCGGATGCCGAGTCGTCGAAGTCGGCCATGCCGAGCGGCGCCGCCTGTTCGGCGAGACCGAGCAGACGGTGCGCGCCAAGACGGATGCCGCATTGCGCAACTCCCTCGCGCCGGTCCTGTGCATCGGTGAGGCAGTGCAGGGCACCCCGTCGGACGCCGCTGCCGAATGCATCCGGCAGCTCGATGACGCACTCGCGCTGGCCCGCGAACGGGGCCACCTCGGCAGGGTGATCGTCGCGTACGAACCGTACTGGGCGATCGGAGCCGAGGAGCCGGCCTCGCCGGCGTACATCAGTGCGGTGTGCACCGACCTGCGGGAACACGTGCGCGCGCTCACCGACTTCCCGAACTCCGCTGTCATCTACGGAGGCAGCGCGGGTCCTGGGCTCCTCACCGAGATCGGCGACTCGGTGGATGGACTCTTTCTCGGCCGGTTCGCCCATGACCCGGCGGCGGTTTCCAGCATCCTCGATGAGGCGCACGAGCTGAATCGTGCCGATCACCGCGGCTGA
- a CDS encoding ribose-5-phosphate isomerase, whose translation MNTWRIVIGSDDAGFDYKEILKKDLAQNDLVASVTDVGVGANGTENYPSIATAAAEMVARGEADRAILICGTGLGVAIAANKVKGIRAVTAHDSYSVERSILSNNAQVLCMGQRVIGIESARRNVREWLTYEFDETSSSQEKVQEICSYEGV comes from the coding sequence ATGAACACATGGCGAATCGTCATCGGGTCGGATGACGCCGGTTTCGACTACAAGGAGATCCTCAAGAAGGATCTGGCACAGAACGACCTGGTGGCATCCGTCACCGACGTCGGAGTTGGCGCGAATGGAACCGAGAACTACCCGAGCATCGCCACCGCGGCTGCGGAGATGGTCGCCCGCGGCGAGGCCGACCGGGCCATCCTGATCTGCGGCACCGGTCTCGGCGTCGCAATCGCTGCGAACAAGGTCAAGGGCATTCGGGCGGTCACCGCACACGACAGCTACTCGGTCGAGCGCTCCATCCTGTCCAACAACGCGCAGGTCCTCTGCATGGGGCAGCGCGTGATCGGCATCGAGTCCGCCCGTCGCAACGTTCGCGAGTGGCTCACCTACGAGTTCGACGAGACCAGCTCCTCGCAGGAGAAGGTCCAGGAAATCTGCAGCTACGAGGGCGTGTGA
- a CDS encoding dihydroxyacetone kinase family protein: MTRLWNDPAAFADEMIDGFVRANGRWVRRVSGGVSRVNRSVEPEVALVIGGGSGHYPAFGGLVGPGLAHGAAMGNLFASPSANQVESVARASENGKGVLLSYGNYAGDVLHFTAAQDALRADGIDCRSVAVTDDIFSAQPHEKHKRRGIAGDLTVFKVAGAAAASGYDLDGVERAAILANERTRSMGVAFTGCTLPGADEPLFSVPEGRMAIGLGIHGEPGIDETDIPTADGLAELFVERLLVEAEVPQGVTLDGARVVPILNGLGSVKNEELYVVFAKVAELLEAAGVTLVDPQVGEFCTSFDMAGASLTLLWLDDELETLWGAPADTPAFRTGSVSAQALEIVAAAEEDVAAALPEASNESRVAAERLAAALAATRQVIDENADELGRMDAIAGDGDHGIGMKRGARAAAETATAVLEQGAGAQTLLLHAGHAWSDRAGGTSGALWGVILRTIGAHLSDTDAASSTAIASGVSAAAQAVMDYGKASVGDKTLVDALVPFADTLAEQVQLGKPLADSWRAAAAAATEAAQATAGMMPGLGRARNHGEKSLGVPDPGAVSLALIAERVHGTLS, from the coding sequence ATGACTCGACTATGGAATGACCCGGCGGCGTTCGCCGATGAGATGATCGACGGCTTTGTCCGCGCCAACGGACGTTGGGTCCGTCGAGTGTCGGGAGGCGTCTCGCGGGTGAACCGGTCGGTCGAGCCCGAGGTGGCGCTCGTCATCGGCGGCGGGTCGGGCCACTATCCGGCCTTCGGTGGCCTGGTGGGTCCTGGGCTCGCGCATGGCGCAGCGATGGGCAACCTGTTCGCGTCGCCGTCGGCAAACCAGGTCGAGTCGGTCGCCCGGGCAAGCGAGAACGGCAAGGGCGTGCTGCTGAGCTACGGCAATTACGCCGGCGATGTCCTGCACTTCACTGCCGCGCAGGACGCCCTCCGCGCGGACGGAATCGACTGCCGCTCGGTCGCAGTCACCGACGACATCTTCAGCGCCCAGCCGCACGAGAAGCACAAGCGTCGCGGCATCGCCGGCGACCTGACCGTGTTCAAGGTGGCCGGCGCTGCCGCGGCATCCGGCTATGACCTCGACGGCGTGGAACGGGCGGCGATTCTGGCCAACGAGCGCACTCGGTCCATGGGTGTCGCGTTCACCGGGTGCACCTTGCCCGGTGCCGACGAGCCGCTGTTCTCGGTCCCCGAGGGCCGGATGGCGATCGGCCTCGGCATCCACGGCGAGCCCGGTATCGATGAAACCGACATTCCGACTGCTGACGGTCTCGCCGAGTTGTTCGTCGAGCGACTGCTCGTGGAAGCCGAGGTCCCGCAAGGGGTCACCCTCGATGGTGCTCGCGTCGTTCCGATTCTCAACGGCCTCGGGTCGGTCAAGAACGAGGAGCTCTACGTCGTCTTCGCGAAGGTCGCCGAGCTCCTCGAGGCCGCGGGCGTCACCCTCGTCGACCCCCAGGTCGGCGAGTTCTGCACGAGCTTCGACATGGCCGGCGCCTCCCTCACCCTGCTGTGGCTCGACGACGAACTCGAGACGCTCTGGGGCGCGCCGGCAGACACTCCGGCGTTCCGGACCGGATCGGTCAGCGCGCAGGCTCTCGAAATCGTCGCGGCTGCCGAAGAGGATGTCGCCGCCGCACTCCCCGAGGCGTCGAACGAGTCCCGCGTGGCTGCGGAGCGCCTCGCCGCAGCACTGGCCGCAACACGCCAGGTGATCGACGAGAACGCCGATGAGCTCGGGCGCATGGACGCGATCGCCGGCGATGGCGATCACGGCATCGGCATGAAGCGCGGCGCCCGCGCAGCCGCTGAGACCGCCACGGCTGTGCTCGAGCAAGGCGCCGGAGCCCAGACTCTGCTGCTGCACGCGGGCCACGCCTGGTCCGATCGTGCGGGTGGCACGTCGGGCGCGCTGTGGGGCGTCATCCTTCGCACGATCGGTGCTCACCTCAGTGACACGGATGCCGCTTCCTCGACGGCGATCGCGAGTGGCGTCTCCGCCGCCGCGCAGGCCGTCATGGACTACGGGAAGGCCAGCGTCGGCGACAAGACCCTCGTCGACGCGCTCGTGCCGTTCGCTGACACCCTTGCCGAGCAGGTACAGCTGGGCAAGCCGCTCGCGGACTCCTGGCGTGCCGCCGCCGCCGCCGCAACGGAAGCCGCGCAGGCGACCGCGGGCATGATGCCCGGCCTCGGTCGCGCCCGGAACCACGGCGAGAAGTCCCTGGGTGTGCCCGACCCCGGTGCCGTCTCCCTGGCGCTCATCGCCGAACGGGTCCACGGCACTCTCAGCTAG
- the panD gene encoding aspartate 1-decarboxylase, which yields MLLTMLKSKIHRATVTHADLHYVGSVTVDSDLLEASGILPGEQVAIVDVTNGARLETYTIAGEPGSGVLGINGAAAHRVHPGDTVILIAYAQMTPEEAREFQPSIVHVDADNRIVHLGTDAADPTGTPGTRPAYAL from the coding sequence ATGCTGCTCACCATGCTGAAGTCCAAGATCCACCGCGCGACGGTGACCCACGCCGACCTCCACTACGTCGGCTCGGTGACCGTGGACAGCGACCTGCTCGAGGCATCCGGCATCCTGCCCGGCGAACAGGTGGCGATCGTCGATGTCACGAACGGCGCCCGGCTGGAGACTTACACCATCGCCGGTGAGCCCGGCAGCGGCGTGCTCGGCATCAATGGCGCGGCGGCGCATCGGGTGCATCCGGGCGACACCGTCATCCTGATCGCCTACGCACAGATGACCCCCGAAGAGGCCCGCGAGTTCCAGCCTTCGATCGTGCACGTCGACGCGGACAACCGCATCGTGCACCTGGGCACGGATGCCGCGGACCCGACCGGCACCCCTGGTACTCGTCCGGCCTACGCGCTCTAA